Proteins from a genomic interval of Scomber japonicus isolate fScoJap1 chromosome 10, fScoJap1.pri, whole genome shotgun sequence:
- the sh3bp5la gene encoding SH3-binding domain protein 5-like, a: MEPGDLRESPAGSGESDGGDWREDIPGEAEEVKAAETNGATLDSGHSREEGESERQKNMGEQLHSPYEEELDPRIQEELEHLNEASAEINRLELQLDDARSGYRKILTESARKLNAQSSQLGGCIEKARPYYEARRLAKEAQQETQKAALSYERAVSMHTAAREMVYVAEQGLMADGKNTLDPTWQEMLNHATSKVNEAEEERLRSEREHMRVTHACQEAEARVQMLQKSLKRVIVKSKPYFELKAQFNHILEENKTKVLELEQHVAKVKTRYSIALRNLEQISEQIHAQRGKDQVEGGRPTVCAGRSPPVGAESDIRVQEEGGACGGGVTEKDRTDATINLVEKYKEKENEKERERAGSDSLSVFSLQTIASDLEKYDSIEHLGDLSDVGSVTGDEVEKEKGGVMDRRDKLTEASSKERQQQFCKQHHRSFSL, translated from the exons ATGGAGCCGGGGGACTTGCGTGAGAGCCCCGCCGGGTCAGGGGAGTCTGACGGCGGGGATTGGAGGGAGGACATTCCCGGTGAGGCTGAGGAGGTCAAAGCTGCAGAAACCAATGGAGCAACACTTGACTCGGGGCACAGCCGTGAGGAAGGCGAgagtgaaagacaaaaaaacatgggAGAACAACTACACAGCCCTTACGAGGAGGAACTGGACCCTAGGATACAG GAAGAGTTGGAGCACCTCAATGAAGCCAGTGCAGAAATCAACAGGCTTGAACTGCAGTTGGAT GATGCTAGGTCAGGGTACCGGAAGATCCTCACAGAGTCTGCCAGGAAACTGAATGCTCAGAGCTCTCAGCTTGGTGGCTGCATTGAAAAAGCAAGACCATACTATGAAGCTCGCCGCCTTGCGAAAGAG GCTCAGCAGGAGACTCAGAAAGCAGCGTTGAGCTACGAGAGAGCGGTTTCTATGCACACAGCTGCCAGGGAGATGGTCTATGTGGCGGAACAGGGCCTGATGGCTGATGGAAAGAACACACTGGATCCCACCTGGCAGGAGATGCTCAACCACGCTACCTCCAAG GTGAACGAAGCTGAGGAGGAGCGACTCCGCAGTGAGAGGGAGCACATGCGCGTCACCCACGCCTGTCAGGAGGCCGAGGCTCGGGTTCAGATGCTGCAGAAGTCCCTCAAAAGAGTCATTGTGAAGTCCAAACCTTACTTTGAGCTCAAGGCGCAGTTCAACCACATTCTGGAG GAGAACAAGACCAAAGTGCTGGAGCTGGAACAGCACGTGGCCAAAGTGAAGACCCGCTATTCCATCGCCCTGCGAAACTTGGAGCAAATCAGCGAGCAGATCCACGCTCAGAGGGGGAAGGACCAGGTCGAGGGGGGCCGCCCCACCGTATGCGCTGGGCGGAGTCCCCCTGTAGGAGCAGAGTCTGACATCAGGGTTCAGGAGGAAGGCGGAGCCTGCGGCGGTGGTGTGACGGAGAAAGATCGAACGGATGCAACCATCAATCTGGTGGAGAAATACAAGGAGAAGGAGAACGAAAAGGAGAGGGAGCGGGCGGGGTCGGATTCCCTTTCAGTCTTCAGCCTGCAGACCATCGCTTCCGACTTGGAGAAATATGACTCCATCGAGCACCTCGGGGACCTCAGTGATGTCGGGAGCGTAACTGGGGAtgaggtagagaaagagaaaggtggAGTGATGGATCGAAGAGACAAGCTGACAGAAGCAAGCTCCAAAGAGCGCCAGCAGCAGTTCTGCAAGCAGCACCACCGAAGCTTCAGTTTGTGA
- the mgat1a gene encoding alpha-1,3-mannosyl-glycoprotein 2-beta-N-acetylglucosaminyltransferase a, protein MLRKRGSLIICGTFLFITWNAILVLLLWGRPPPGQPGEPGREHSEQAGSQSNDVVGDVLRMADTFEVELERQKQILLQIQNHQSLWEPSNRNGDIPHQPVIPILVIACNRVTVRRCLDKLLQHRPSAELYPILVSQDCGHAETAEVIRSYGNQVTHLKQPDLSDIAVPPAHKKFQGYYKISRHYRWALNQVFKTLSHSSVVIVEDDLEVAPDFFEYFRSLLPLLKSDPSLWCASAWNDNGRDGYVDPGKANLLYRTDFFPGLGWMLLKEVWEELEPKWPASFWDDWMRQPEQRRNRACIRPEISRTITFGRQGVSLGQFFDKYLRYIKLNTEFVPFTKLDLSYLKEETYREKFEKEVYSAPVVTYEDVKQGQLKGTGPFRLQYSTKDSFKVMAKNLGIMDDLKSGVPRAGYRGVVSFISRGKRVFLAPPPGWTQYDTTWS, encoded by the exons ATGCTCCGCAAGAGAGGCTCTCTCATTATTTGTGGTACGTTCCTGTTTATCACCTGGAACGCCATACTGGTGCTTCTGCTGTGGGGCAGACCCCCGCCTGGCCAGCCGGGCGAGCCTGGCAGGGAGCACAGCGAACAGGCTGGAAGTCAGAGTAATGATGTGGTGGGAGATGTGCTCCGCATGGCAGACACGTTTGAAGTAGAGCTtgaaaggcaaaaacaaatcCTGCTGCAGATCCAGAATCATCAGTCACTGTGGGAGCCATCCAACAGAAACGGAGACATCCCCCATCAGCCTGTCATTCCTATCCTGGTTATCGCCTGTAATAGGGTCACCGTGAGGCGCTGCTTGGACAAACTCCTGCAGCACCGTCCTTCAGCAGAGCTTTATCCAATTTTAGTGAGTCAGGACTGTGGACATGCTGAGACAGCGGAAGTGATTCGTTCTTATGGAAATCAAGTAACTCACCTTAAACAGCCGGACTTGTCAGATATCGCAGTGCCACCAGCCCACAAGAAGTTTCAGGGTTACTACAAAATCTCCAGGCATTACCGCTGGGCTCTCAACCAAGTGTTCAAAACCCTGTCTCACTCCTCTGTTGTGATTGTAGAGGATGACCTGGAG GTGGCACCAGACTTCTTTGAGTACTTCCGATCCTTGCTGCCACTTCTGAAATCTGACCCTAGTCTGTGGTGTGCATCAGCCTGGAATGACAATGGCAGAGATGGCTACGTGGATCCGGGGAAGGCAAACCTGCTCTACCGGACAGACTTCTTCCCTGGGCTCGGGTGGATGCTCCTTAAAGAAGTGTGGGAGGAGCTAGAGCCTAAGTGGCCTGCTTCTTTCTGGGACGACTGGATGCGTCAGCCAGAGCAGCGCCGTAACCGTGCCTGCATCCGCCCAGAGATCTCACGTACTATAACCTTTGGGCGACAAGGCGTGAGTCTGGGTCAATTTTTTGACAAATACCTGAGATACATTAAACTGAATACCGAATTTGTGCCTTTTACCAAGTTAGACTTGAGTTACTTGAAGGAGGAGACGTACAGAGAGAAGTTTGAGAAGGAAGTTTATAGCGCTCCTGTGGTTACATATGAAGATGTCAAGCAGGGGCAGCTAAAAGGAACAGGGCCCTTTCGCCTTCAGTACTCTACCAAGGACAGTTTCAAAGTGATGGCCAAAAACCTGGGGATAATGGATGACTTGAAATCTGGAGTCCCAAGAGCAGGATACAGAGGGGTTGTCAGTTTCATCTCAAGAGGAAAGAGAGTCTTCTTAGCCcctcctccaggatggacccaGTATGATACCACCTGGAGCTGA
- the LOC128366397 gene encoding uncharacterized protein LOC128366397, whose amino-acid sequence MASTPSASALTAVLRCRGNIWTRNPPTKRPATSAYSLGLAGGAVRDLPDERSRSQQAPTWETFLQGERVVVGRRPTVTHNSSRVDVKILREKDSRERNKLCHPKLSQSRAHATLDVHSAACDAQNAPVRHLALKLIPNLPGSDTCSQIVQMIKCEKYAAHICKIVFVQDISDIPKDILKVSITSSWLVENSGQIPSFVLTGWLSVKSTCLSLTTLMSEMMFRKLAVLCRSSCTPDGAPEHLLHRQDAKNFQNDALQTNGQIHSPTDLNSSKDSLQKITEDRPD is encoded by the exons ATGGCTTCCACCCCTTCAGCCTCCGCCTTGACTGCTGTTCTCCGGTGCCGGGGAAATATCTGGACCAGGAATCCGCCGACCAAGCGGCCTGCCACCTCTGCTTACAGCCTCGGACTGGCCGGTGGGGCTGTGCGTGACTTGCCAGATGAGCGCTCCCGGTCACAACAGGCACCAACGTGGGAGACGTTTCTCCAAGGAGAGCGTGTTGTGGTGGGAAGACGACCTACTGTGACTCATAATTCGTCCCGGGTGGATGTGAAAAtattgagagagaaagattcAAGGGAGAGAAATAAATTGTGTCATCCAAAACTTTCGCAATCAAGAGCGCATGCCACACTGGACGTGCACTCAGCTGCGTGTGATGCCCAAAACGCACCGGTGCGTCATCTGGCGCTCAAACTGATACCTAACCTGCCTGGATCAGATACATGCTCTCAAATAGTTcaaatgattaaatgtgaaaagtATGCCGCGCACATCTGTAAAATAGTATTTGTTCAGGATATTAGTGACATCccaaaagacattttaaaagtgtcCATAACTTCTTCTTGGTTGGTGGAAAACTCAGGACAAATACCCTCTTTCGTGTTAACTGGTTGGTTATCAGTGAAGAGTACCTGCTTATCTTTGACTACTCTTATGTCAGAAATGATGTTTCGCAAGCTGGCAGTGTTGTGTAGGTCCAGCTGCACCCCTGATGGTGCACCAGAGCATCTATTGCACCGACAGGATGCGAAGAACTTCCAAAACGACGCCCTGCAG ACAAATGGACAAATCCACAGTCCCACAGACCTCAACTCCTCCAAGGACTCGTTACAAAAGATCACAGAGGACAGACCTGACTGA
- the rnf183 gene encoding E3 ubiquitin-protein ligase RNF183 has product MSDDRERDRPEGSRSQSHRDRQAPNVKPKLSQKEWKKEKPAKVRRSRSTDSERTERGRRRERDRHQGERSQRGRSEEARRRDRKEGESSRRKVKRPEDDVEDTECAVCFCSYDNIFKTPKLLACGHTFCLECLARINVTSPELKTLSCPVCRELTDLPHGQDLPRLGNNQDIIGKLPPEMHRALSIRFKRNKGKLLLKNPPPTSPTKTNILTLPKKKQDGQVTAAGDPHLNAMEQGIAPTTVVDVGRPPNRVRGRLRRLFRSDQCYYTVVASIITITVALMLVGILAFVIIPNVVIHHRPLYPGNQTFPGTDTPTRP; this is encoded by the coding sequence ATGAGCgacgacagagagagagacaggcctGAAGGGAGCCGCAGCCAGagccacagagacagacaggcaccCAATGTCAAACCCAAACTCAGCCAGAAAGAGTGGAAGAAGGAGAAGCCTGCAAAAGTCAGGAGATCAAGGAGTACTGACTCAGAGAGGAccgaaagagggaggagaagagaacgAGACAGGCACCAGGGTGAGAGGAGCCAGCGTGGGAGAAGTGAGGAGGCCCGGAGACGagacaggaaagagggagagagcagcaggaggaaggtGAAGCGCCCTGAAGACGATGTGGAGGACACTGAGTGTGCTGTGTGCTTCTGCTCCTATGATAACATTTTCAAGACCCCAAAGCTGCTGGCGTGTGGGCACACTTTCTGTCTGGAGTGCCTTGCTCGCATCAATGTGACCTCTCCTGAGCTCAAGACTCTGTCCTGCCCAGTGTGCCGTGAACTGACCGACCTCCCCCACGGCCAGGATTTGCCCCGACTGGGCAACAATCAGGACATCATAGGCAAACTCCCACCAGAGATGCACAGAGCACTGTCTATCCGCTTCAAGCGTAACAAGGGCAAACTGCTCCTGAAGAATCCTCCTCCCACCAGCCCGACCAAGACTAACATCCTCACCCTGCCTAAAAAGAAACAGGATGGCCAggtgacagcagctggagacccTCACTTGAATGCAATGGAGCAGGGAATAGCCCCAACCACTGTGGTGGATGTAGGCAGGCCTCCAAACAGGGTCAGAGGTCGCCTGCGCAGGTTGTTCCGCTCTGATCAGTGCTACTACACCGTGGTGGCgtccatcatcaccatcactgtgGCGCTCATGCTGGTGGGGATTTTGGCCTTTGTGATCATACCGAACGTGGTCATTCACCACAGACCCCTTTATCCAGGAAACCAAACATTCCCGGGAACAGATACTCCGACAAGACCCTGA